Proteins encoded in a region of the Triplophysa rosa linkage group LG6, Trosa_1v2, whole genome shotgun sequence genome:
- the LOC130555575 gene encoding ASNSD1 upstream open reading frame protein-like, which produces MKMSSINCKREEVDAQEELTIKEELNNKIKEQKIVIDELSNLKKNRIVYTQQPNSNIFFLADKGETLSSCKKELDTMTKEYQDL; this is translated from the exons ATGAAAATGTCATCTATAAACTGTAAGCGAGAAGAAGTGGATGCTCAGGAAGAGCTTACTATAAAAGAGGAACTTAACAACAAG ATCAAAGAGCAAAAGATCGTAATCGACGAGTTGTCCAATTTGAAGAAAAACAGG ATAGTCTACACACAGCAACCCAACAGCAATATATTCTTCCTGGCAGACAAGGGAGAAACTCTCAGCTCTTGCAAAA AGGAACTGGACACCATGACAAAAGAATATCAAGATTTATAG
- the asnsd1 gene encoding asparagine synthetase domain-containing protein 1, with amino-acid sequence MCGICCVVSLTTPQDSLENHVCEKLKNRGPNSSKDVTETLSNPNYSLLFSAHVLHMRGCLTPQPLQDENGNMFLWNGEVFGGLTIGSDENDTQVLFHYLKMAQSASDVVSVLSHLKGPWAFIYYQKVERCIWFGRDFFGRRSLLWKFNSERSSFTLTSVASQSVDNITSQWQEVPPHGVYRFDLGDLSQRGTFTFELYPWVFHGDDEPNHIQESKWEGLPCSVSVNINSSGLYLTSPVCPMNTSISSPETAEQDQNASQTSVKNLKERLTNTEKREMVNKLIDVLSEAIRKRVQYQPSRDQSALPFKNTKADVAILFSGGIDSMILAALANRHIPAEKPIDLLNVAFKIQDAKVPPKSMKRGKNMKNNPDETKSDPQRSFDVPDRITGRAGLQELKNLSPQRKWNFVEINVTQEELQNMRQKRICHLVHPLDTVLDDSLGCALWFAARGRGLVNDGIEQELYISEAKVVLTGIGADEQLAGYSRHRVRYKNSGLDGLVKELAMELGRISSRNLGRDDRIIGDHGKEARFPYLDEDVVSFLNSLPVWEKADLSLHRGLGEKLLLRLAAVELGLGLSALLPKRAMQFGSRIAKLENNHEKASDKCTRLATV; translated from the exons ATGTGTGGGATCTGTTGTGTGGTCAGTTTGACCACGCCGCAAGATTCACTTGAGAATCATGTGTGTGAAAAGCTTAAAAACAGAGGACCCAACTCTAGCAAAGACGTCACAGAAACATTATCAAATCCAAATTACAGTCTTCTTTTTTCTGCCCATGTGCTTCACATGAGGGGTTGCTTGACCCCTCAGCCTCTTCAAGACGAAAATGGGAATATGTTTCTTTGGAACGGCGAGGTGTTTGGTGGTCTCACGATAGGGTCAGATGAGAACGACACCCAAGTCCTTTTCCATTATTTGAAAATGGCCCAGAGTGCCTCAGATGTGGTATCTGTATTATCACATCTTAAGGGACCCTGGGCCTTTATCTATTACCAAAAAGTAGAACGCTGTATTTGGTTTGGGAGGGACTTTTTCGGAAGAAGAAGTCTGCTTTGGAAATTTAATTCGGAAAGATCGTCCTTCACACTCACATCAGTTGCTTCTCAGTCAGTGGATAATATTACTTCCCAGTGGCAAGAAGTACCACCTCATGGAGTGTACAGGTTTGATCTAGGGGACTTATCACAGCGAGGGACATTTACTTTTGAACTTTATCCATGGGTTTTCCACGGTGATGACGAGCCAAATCACATACAGGAATCGAAATGGGAAGGCCTTCCCTGTTCTGTCTCTGTAAACATAAACAGTTCTGGACTTTACTTGACCTCTCCTGTTTGTCCAATGAACACATCCATTTCTTCACCTGAAACTGCTGAACAGGATCAGAATGCCTCACAAACCTCTGTTAAAAATCTGAAAGAACGTCTGACAAACACCGAGAAGAGAGAAATGGTTAACAAGCTTATTGATGTTCTCAGTGAGGCAATCCGTAAGAGAGTTCAGTACCAACCTTCGCGAGACCAATCAGCTCTCCCCTTCAAAAATACCAAAGCTGATGTTGCTATTCTCTTCTCGGGGGGAATTGATTCAATGATTTTAGCCGCCCTTGCTAATAGACACATTCCTGCAGAAAAACCCATTGACCTGCTCAATGTCGCTTTCAAAATTCAAGATGCAAAGGTGCCGCCAAAGTCCATGAAACGAgggaaaaatatgaaaaataacccCGATGAAACAAAATCCGATCCGCAAAGAAGTTTTGACGTACCAGACAGAATTACCGGTAGAGCCGGTCTGCAGGAACTGAAAAATCTCAGTCCACAGCGAAAGTGGAACTTTGTTGAAATCAACGTAACTCAAGAAGAGCTTCAAAACATGCGTCAGAAACGCATTTGTCATTTGGTGCATCCTTTGGACACCGTTCTGGATGACAGCCTTGGATGTGCCCTCTGGTTTGCAGCTAGGGGACGTGGTCTTGTAAATGATGGCATTGAACAAGAACTTTATATTTCAGAGGCTAAG GTGGTTTTGACTGGCATTGGGGCAGACGAACAGCTGGCTGGATACTCCAGACACAGGGTGCGGTATAAAAACTCTGGGCTAGACGGACTTGTCAAAGAGCTGGCCATGGAACTAGGCCGAATATCCTCGAGAAATCTTGGAAGGGACGACAGGATCATTGGGGACCATGGAAAAGAGGCCAG ATTCCCATACTTGGATGAAGATGTCGTCAGTTTCCTTAACAGTCTGCCTGTGTGGGAGAAGGCCGATTTGTCTCTACACAGAGGACTCGGAGAAAAGCTGTTATTGAGGTTAGCAGCTGTCGAGTTAGGATTGGGACTCTCGGCTCTGTTGCCTAAGAGAGCCATGCAGTTCGGCTCCAGAATCGCCAAGTTAGAGAACAACCATGAGAAGGCCTCAGATAAGTGCACAAGACTTGCCACtgtgtaa
- the zgc:136439 gene encoding uncharacterized protein zgc:136439, with product MKAVILAAGYGTRLLRDIENDLTGNFKHLRGIAKPLLPVGPCALISLWVQALTKTGCVDAIYVVTNDLYHEAFLQWAQEFPNVKIINDGTTKNENRHGAVACLQLTVKLCDVDDHLLVIGGDTLFKEDFSLGKFTERFLEVQNKDKESNLVLSYQCKDEETSKYGILELDEDLKVQCMKEKPLPNETSSRNACPCFYLLSKTSLPLLDTFLIEKKNAPIEERDAPGNFLSWLILRRPVYIQRIFGRFDVGNLASYIECDKYFKDRLKNPTVYLM from the exons ATGAAGGCTGTTATTTTAGCTGCAGGTTATGGAACAAGACTGCTAAGAGATATCGAGAATGACCTGACTGGGAATTTCAAACATTTGAGAGGCATCGCCAAGCCGCTGCTTCCTGTTGGCCCATGTGCTCTCATCTCACTCTGGGTTCAGGCACTGACCAAAACCGGATGTGTGGACGCAATATATGTGGTT ACAAATGATCTTTACCATGAAGCATTCCTCCAGTGGGCACAAGAATTCCCCAATGTTAAAATCATAAATGATGGCACAACAAAAAATGAG AACAGACATGGGGCTGTTGCCTGTCTCCAGCTGACGGTCAAGCTCTGCGATGTGGATGATCACTTGCTTGTTATTGGAGG agaTACTTTATTCAAAGAGGATTTCAGCCTTGGGAAATTCACAGAGAGGTTCCTTGAAGTGCAAAATAAAGACAAAGAGAGCAATTTAGTGCTGTCATACCAATGCAAAGATGAGG AAACATCCAAGTATGGGATTCTGGAATTGGATGAAGACCTTAAAGTGCAATGCATGAAGGAAAAGCCTCTTCCAAATGAAACAAGTTCGCGCAATGCA TGCCCTTGCTTCTACTTGCTTTCAAAGACCTCACTTCCTCTTTTAGACACCTTTCTCATTGAGAAAAAG AATGCACCCATTGAAGAACGGGATGCACCAGGAAACTTCCTATCATGGCTTATATTAAG GAGGCCTGTGTACATTCAAAGGATATTTGGTCGATTCGATGTGGGGAATCTTGCATCATACATTGaatgtgacaaatatttcaAGGACCGGCTTAAAAACCCAACAGTTTATTTGATGTAG